Below is a genomic region from Kribbella qitaiheensis.
AGCACCGAGATCGAGGCCCGCAGCTTGCGGACCAGCTCGTAGTCGCACTGGTGACCGATCTCGGCCGGCACCGCGATCGTCGCCGTACTGGCGTCCGCGTCGACCTTCACCGAGCACCCGAGCGTGTCCAGCAACTGGGCCATGAAGGTGACGTCCAGGATGCTCGGCACCTGCCTGAGCGTCGTCGTCCCCTCGGCCAGCAATGCCGCCGCCATCAGCTTCAGCACGCTGTTCTTCGCGCCTGCCACCTCGACAGCACCCTCGAGCCGTGCCTCACCCGCGATCCGAAACCGTTCCACCTGATGACTGTAGGACATGCCTCGTCATTCTGCGCAGTCGCGAGCAGGTGCCCGCCGGGTGCCGCGCAGCACGCGCAGAATGGCGAGGCATGTCCTAGATCTGTTGACGATCTCGACCCTGCGTAGAGTGCCGTGACATGGCTGTGAACTTGACGCGGATCTATACCCGGACCGGCGACGCCGGCGAAACCCGCCTGGGTGACATGAGCAAGACCACCAAGACCGATCCGCGGCTGGCGGCGTACGGCGAAGTCGACGAGGCGAACTCCTCGATCGGCGTCGCGATCGCGGCCGGGCACCTGAACAGCTCACTGGTGCTGCTGCTCACCCGGATCCAGAACGACCTGTTCGACGTGGGCGCGGACCTGTGCAACCCGATCACCCCGGACCCGGAGTACCCGCCGCTGCGGATCACCCAGGAGTACATCGACCGGCTGGAAGGCTGGTGCGACGAGTACAACAACCGGCTCACCAAACTCCGCTCGTTCATCCTTCCCGGCGGCTCGGTCGGCGCCGCCTACCTGAACGTGGCTCGCACCGTGACCAGGCGGG
It encodes:
- a CDS encoding cob(I)yrinic acid a,c-diamide adenosyltransferase, which codes for MAVNLTRIYTRTGDAGETRLGDMSKTTKTDPRLAAYGEVDEANSSIGVAIAAGHLNSSLVLLLTRIQNDLFDVGADLCNPITPDPEYPPLRITQEYIDRLEGWCDEYNNRLTKLRSFILPGGSVGAAYLNVARTVTRRAERAGWVAVDAHGPTVNLLAITYLNRLSDLLFILGRVANLSSGGDVLWVPGGDQQS